The following proteins come from a genomic window of Nostoc sp. TCL26-01:
- a CDS encoding ABC transporter ATP-binding protein, with protein sequence MSEALFCIENLRVAYPQRSGEELSWAIDDVSFTLQRGERMGLVGESGCGKSTLGRAAMRLLPAASRVEGRVTFQGQSVFDLTPAQLRHFRGEAVALIFQDPMTRLDPLMTIGNHCLETLQAHSPQLSAKAAKEKALATLEKVKIPASRWSQYPHEFSGGMRQRVAIALALLLNPKLIVADEPTTSLDVTVSAQILQELTRLCSEENMALLLISHDLAMVAEYCDRIGVMYHGKMVEMGATSSVFGNPQHEYTRSLLKAALHIQSVDDLGSTEWGVGSADNTSPTPILRVQELKQHYTIEPSFVERLFKAESQTIKAVDGIDLDLYPGEILGLVGESGCGKSTLSRTILQLIRPTAGKVEFLGQDLTKLSRQAIRASRRQIQMVFQDPHACLNPAMTVGESIADPLLIHHLADAAQAKEQVLWMLEKVGLTPPEVYYQRYPSDLSGGQQQRVAIARALITRPKLLICDEPVSMLDASVQSQVLDLMLQLKAEFELTYLFITHDLWLARFLCDRIAVMHGGKIVELGATKKIFANPQHPYTQTLLAAAPLLARA encoded by the coding sequence ATGAGTGAAGCCTTATTTTGTATAGAAAATCTGCGAGTCGCCTATCCGCAACGTAGCGGGGAGGAGTTAAGTTGGGCAATTGATGATGTGTCTTTTACCTTGCAACGGGGTGAAAGAATGGGATTGGTGGGTGAATCTGGTTGTGGTAAGTCTACCTTGGGACGGGCGGCGATGCGCTTGTTACCAGCAGCTAGTCGGGTTGAGGGACGGGTGACGTTTCAAGGACAATCGGTATTTGATTTAACCCCAGCCCAATTGCGTCACTTTCGGGGCGAGGCGGTAGCGTTAATTTTCCAAGATCCGATGACGCGGCTTGATCCCCTGATGACGATTGGCAATCACTGTCTGGAAACTCTGCAAGCACACTCACCCCAATTATCCGCTAAGGCAGCCAAAGAAAAAGCACTGGCAACTTTAGAGAAGGTAAAAATCCCGGCGAGTCGTTGGAGTCAGTACCCCCATGAGTTTAGCGGCGGAATGCGACAAAGGGTAGCGATCGCTCTCGCTTTACTCCTCAACCCCAAATTAATTGTCGCTGATGAACCTACCACGAGTCTAGATGTCACTGTCTCGGCTCAGATTTTACAAGAATTAACACGCCTGTGTAGTGAGGAGAATATGGCGCTGTTGCTAATTTCTCACGATTTGGCAATGGTGGCTGAGTATTGCGATCGCATTGGTGTGATGTATCACGGCAAAATGGTAGAGATGGGTGCAACATCATCTGTATTTGGTAATCCTCAACATGAATATACGCGATCGCTCCTCAAGGCAGCACTGCATATTCAATCTGTGGATGATTTGGGGAGTACTGAATGGGGAGTGGGAAGTGCGGACAATACATCTCCCACCCCAATTTTACGTGTACAAGAACTTAAGCAGCATTACACCATAGAACCTAGTTTTGTGGAAAGGCTCTTTAAGGCAGAAAGTCAGACAATTAAGGCTGTGGACGGAATTGATTTAGATTTATATCCAGGGGAAATTCTGGGTTTAGTGGGTGAATCTGGATGTGGTAAGAGTACCCTGTCACGGACTATCTTACAGTTAATTCGGCCGACGGCTGGTAAAGTTGAGTTTTTAGGTCAAGATTTAACCAAGTTGTCGCGTCAAGCAATTCGGGCTTCTCGGCGGCAAATTCAAATGGTTTTCCAAGATCCCCATGCTTGTCTGAACCCAGCAATGACGGTGGGAGAAAGTATTGCTGATCCTTTATTGATTCATCATCTAGCTGATGCGGCTCAGGCAAAAGAGCAGGTTTTATGGATGTTAGAAAAAGTCGGCTTAACACCACCAGAAGTTTATTATCAACGTTACCCATCTGACTTATCTGGGGGACAACAGCAGCGAGTAGCAATTGCTCGTGCTTTGATTACTCGTCCCAAGTTGTTAATTTGCGATGAGCCTGTGAGTATGTTAGATGCTAGTGTCCAGTCGCAAGTCCTGGATTTAATGCTGCAACTCAAAGCAGAATTTGAGCTAACTTATTTGTTTATTACTCATGATTTGTGGTTAGCGAGATTTTTGTGCGATCGCATTGCTGTGATGCACGGTGGCAAAATTGTAGAATTGGGCGCTACTAAAAAGATTTTTGCTAATCCCCAACACCCTTACACTCAAACGCTTCTAGCAGCCGCGCCCTTATTAGCAAGAGCTTAA
- a CDS encoding iron uptake porin, which translates to MGVTQTAIAQEYPLSFSLPVDDALAENPEPMAQVTSVSQLKDIQSTDWAFQALQSLVERYGCIAGYADSTYRGNRTLSRYEFAAGVNACLTHINELITTTSNEFIPKEDLATLQKLQTEFASELATLRGRIDNLETQSNDIAAKQFSPTTKLSGLFIAGVQGRSSNRGDVNPRDGNKDTDDGGTNINLITLTQLYLTSQFTPRSYLFTGLLYGAGGTTPRFNNNVSRNDVFLGYEYPTDNQIIISDLNYHWLVTDNLALMIGTKGVNMTTAFRGPNRVESAATGPLSYFAQRNPILNMGFGHGGIALDWQFAKRASLQAVYSSYTPSNPGKRTGLFDGNTTTGIQLLLTPNDKLDVSLYYVNNYSADGCLLTFVGDECLSANSEPLQTNAAGATVTWQVSPRVTLGAWGGYTNSYIPGSSGNVETTNYMVFMNFPDLFARGNLGGIYIGQPPKIVSSNLRDGSNVPDSINSGGGRAGGQPGTTTQIEVFYRFQLTDNISITPGIIHILEPGHTPDNDPVTIGILRSSFSF; encoded by the coding sequence ATGGGAGTTACGCAAACAGCGATCGCTCAAGAATATCCATTGTCATTTTCCTTACCTGTCGATGATGCTTTAGCAGAAAATCCAGAACCGATGGCACAAGTCACATCGGTTTCCCAACTCAAAGACATACAATCTACAGATTGGGCGTTCCAAGCACTACAGTCTTTAGTAGAACGCTACGGCTGTATAGCTGGTTATGCTGATAGCACATATAGAGGGAATAGAACTCTTAGCAGATATGAATTTGCCGCCGGTGTCAATGCTTGCTTAACTCATATCAATGAGCTAATCACAACAACTAGCAATGAATTCATCCCCAAAGAAGACCTAGCCACATTGCAAAAATTGCAAACAGAATTTGCTAGTGAATTAGCAACTTTGCGGGGTCGAATTGATAATTTAGAAACCCAGTCTAATGACATAGCGGCTAAACAATTTTCTCCCACTACTAAACTGAGTGGATTGTTTATTGCTGGGGTACAAGGACGGAGTTCTAATCGTGGTGATGTCAACCCCAGAGACGGTAACAAAGATACAGATGATGGTGGTACAAATATTAATCTGATCACTCTGACACAGTTATATTTGACTAGCCAATTTACTCCCCGGAGTTACTTGTTTACAGGTCTTTTATATGGTGCTGGTGGGACTACACCGAGATTTAACAATAACGTTTCTCGCAACGATGTATTTCTGGGCTATGAATATCCCACAGATAATCAAATAATTATTAGTGACCTAAATTATCACTGGTTAGTTACAGATAATTTAGCGCTGATGATAGGAACCAAAGGTGTAAATATGACAACCGCCTTCCGCGGCCCAAATCGGGTAGAAAGTGCGGCTACTGGGCCACTGTCCTATTTTGCCCAGAGAAACCCGATATTAAATATGGGTTTTGGTCATGGTGGTATAGCGCTCGATTGGCAATTTGCTAAACGTGCCAGTTTACAAGCAGTTTATTCTAGTTATACACCCAGTAATCCTGGTAAAAGAACTGGATTATTTGATGGCAACACGACTACAGGTATACAGTTGTTGTTAACACCAAACGATAAATTAGACGTGAGTTTGTACTACGTCAATAATTACTCTGCTGATGGTTGTTTGTTAACTTTTGTCGGTGATGAATGCTTAAGTGCCAATTCCGAACCCTTACAAACTAATGCGGCTGGTGCTACTGTCACTTGGCAAGTTTCGCCACGTGTGACTTTAGGTGCATGGGGCGGTTACACTAATTCTTACATTCCTGGCAGTTCCGGAAATGTAGAAACTACGAATTATATGGTGTTTATGAATTTCCCTGATTTATTTGCTAGAGGCAATTTGGGCGGCATTTATATTGGACAACCGCCTAAAATTGTTAGTAGTAACTTACGTGATGGTAGTAATGTCCCTGACTCAATTAATTCTGGCGGAGGACGTGCTGGAGGACAACCGGGAACGACGACACAAATTGAAGTATTTTATCGTTTCCAGCTAACTGATAATATCAGCATTACACCAGGGATAATTCATATCTTAGAACCAGGTCACACACCAGATAATGATCCTGTAACTATTGGCATACTCAGGAGTAGCTTTAGTTTCTAA
- a CDS encoding type II toxin-antitoxin system VapC family toxin: MTIYFLDSSALVKRYVSEVGSLWVLSLFNPVLSNEIFIAAITGVEIIAAVTRRARGESISFVDAKLLCNQLRNDLQTEYQIVEITENIIISAMALAETYGLRGYDAIQLATCLAVNVLSIANSLPSVTLISADKELNLAASSEGLVIENPNTHL; this comes from the coding sequence ATGACGATTTATTTTCTAGATAGTAGTGCATTAGTTAAGCGTTATGTTAGTGAAGTAGGTTCATTATGGGTATTGAGTTTATTTAATCCTGTTTTGAGTAACGAAATTTTCATTGCAGCAATTACAGGTGTTGAGATTATAGCCGCAGTTACACGTCGGGCGCGTGGAGAGAGCATAAGTTTTGTAGATGCAAAATTACTATGCAATCAGTTACGAAATGATTTGCAAACTGAGTATCAAATTGTCGAGATTACTGAAAATATAATTATTTCAGCTATGGCTTTGGCTGAAACCTATGGTTTACGTGGTTATGATGCTATTCAGCTTGCAACTTGTTTGGCTGTGAATGTACTAAGCATTGCCAACAGTTTACCTTCTGTTACTCTCATCTCAGCAGATAAAGAGTTGAATCTAGCAGCCTCTAGTGAAGGATTAGTTATTGAAAATCCCAATACTCATCTGTAA